Proteins co-encoded in one Setaria viridis chromosome 9, Setaria_viridis_v4.0, whole genome shotgun sequence genomic window:
- the LOC117838454 gene encoding heat shock 70 kDa protein, mitochondrial, with protein MAASLLLRAARRRELASPLGSLGASLQSTYAANICSKWGSFARPFSAKAAGSEVIGIDLGTTNSCVAVMEGKNPKVIENAEGARTTPSVVAFTPKGERLVGTPAKRQAVTNPQNTFFGTKRLIGRRFDDPQTQKEMKMVPYKIVKAPNGDAWVETTDGKQYSPSQVGAFVLTKMKETAESYLGKSVSKAVITVPAYFNDAQRQATKDAGRIAGLDVERIINEPTAAALSYGMNNKEGLIAVFDLGGGTFDISILEISNGVFEVKATNGDTFLGGEDFDNTLLEFLVSDFKKTEGIDLSKDRLALQRLREAAEKAKVELSSTSQTEINLPFITADSSGAKHLNITLTRSKFESLVHNLIERTRDPCKNCLKDAGISTKEVDEVLLVGGMTRVPKVQEVVSEIFGKSPSKGVNPDEAVAMGAAIQGGILRGDVKELLLLDVTPLSLGIETLGGIFTRLINRNTTIPTKKSQVFSTAADNQTQVGIRVLQGEREMAADNKLLGEFDLVGIPPAPRGLPQIEVTFDIDANGIVTVSAKDKATGKEQNITIRSSGGLSEADIQKMVQEAELHAQKDQERKALIDIRNNADTTIYSIEKSLGEYRDKIPAEVASEIEAAIADLRQEMASDDIEKIKAKLEAANKAVSKIGQHMSGGGSGGSQSGSGPQSGGDQAPEAEYEEVKK; from the exons CTGGGTGCCAGCTTACAGTCAACATATGCTGCCAACATATGCTCAAAATGGGGCAGTTTTGCAAGACCTTTCAG TGCAAAAGCAGCTGGAAGTGAGGTTATTGGAATTGATTTGGGAACAACTAACTCATGTGTTGCTGTTATGGAGGGAAAG AACCCAAAAGTTATTGAGAATGCTGAAGGTGCGCGAACAACACCATCTGTTGTTGCATTTACTCCGAAGGGTGAAAGGCTTGTTGGAACTCCGGCCAAGCGACAGGCTGTAACCAATCCGCAGAATACCTTCTTTGGAACAAAGCGGTTGATTGGGCGCCGCTTTGATGATCCACAGACACAGAAAGAGATGAAGATGGTGCCGTACAAAATCGTGAAGGCTCCAAATGGTGATGCTTGGGTTGAAACAACAGATGGAAAGCAATACTCACCAAGTCAGGTCGGTGCATTTGTGCTGACCAAGATGAAGGAGACAGCTGAATCTTACCTTGGCAAATCTGTCTCGAAGGCAGTGATTACTGTTCCAGCTTATTTCAATGATGCTCAGCGTCAGGCCACAAAGGATGCTGGCCGCATTGCGGGCCTTGATGTTGAGAGGATCATCAATGAACCAACAGCAGCTGCTCTGTCTTATGGAATGAACAACAAGGAGGGTTTGATAGCAGTCTTTGATCTTGGAGGAGGAACTTTTGATATCTCTATTCTGGAGATCTCAAATGGAGTTTTTGAG GTCAAAGCAACAAATGGTGATACCTTCTTGGGTGGTGAAGATTTTGATAACACTCTATTGGAATTCTTGGTGAGTGATTTCAAGAAAACTGAGGGCATTGATCTGTCAAAGGATAGGTTGGCCCTGCAGAGGCTCCGTGAAGCTGCTGAGAAGGCAAAGGTTGAACTTTCATCGACTTCTCAGACTGAGATCAATCTACCATTCATAACAGCTGATTCTTCCGGAGCAAAGCATTTGAACATCACGCTGACAAGGTCAAAGTTTGAATCTCTTGTGCACAATCTGATTGAGAGGACTAGAGACCCATGCAAGAACTGCTTGAAGGATGCTGGAATATCTACTAAGGAGGTGGATGAAGTGCTTCTTGTTGGTGGAATGACTAGGGTTCCAAAGGTACAGGAGGTGGTATCTGAAATTTTTGGAAAGAGCCCAAGCAAAGGAGTCAACCCAGATGAAGCTGTGGCAATGGGTGCTGCCATTCAGGGTGGCATTCTCCGTGGAGATGTTAAGGAGCTTCTTCTCCTTGATGTTACTCCCCTGTCACTTGGTATTGAGACACTCGGTGGTATCTTCACCAGATTGATCAACAGGAACACCACAATTCCCACAAAGAAAAGCCAG GTGTTCTCAACTGCTGCTGACAATCAGACCCAAGTAGGTATCCGTGTATTGCAAGGTGAGCGTGAGATGGCTGCAGACAACAAGCTTCTTGGTGAATTTGATCTTGTGGGCATTCCACCGGCGCCAAGAGGCCTGCCTCAGATTGAGGTCACATTTGACATCGATGCCAATGGTATCGTGACCGTCTCTGCCAAAGATAAGGCCACTGGAAAGGAGCAGAATATCACCATCCGATCCTCTGGTGGGCTGTCTGAGGCTGACATCCAGAAGATGGTCCAAGAAGCTGAGCTGCATGCCCAGAAGGATCAGGAGAGGAAAGCCCTCATCGACATCAGGAACAACGCAGACACAACTATCTACAGCATCGAGAAGAGTCTAGGAGAGTACAGGGACAAGATCCCAGCAGAGGTTGCATCTGAGATCGAGGCAGCCATCGCTGACCTCCGCCAGGAGATGGCCTCAGACGACATTGAGAAGATCAAGGCCAAGCTTGAGGCTGCCAACAAGGCTGTCTCAAAGATCGGGCAGCACATGTCTGGCGGTGGCTCAGGCGGATCGCAGTCGGGATCTGGACCTCAGAGTGGTGGCGATCAGGCTCCGGAGGCGGAGTACGAGGAGGTCAAGAAGTGA